In a genomic window of Roseiflexus castenholzii DSM 13941:
- a CDS encoding Uma2 family endonuclease, whose product MTALVIKTDSPVVAGPLQGHWTLADWEALPDDGNRYEIIDGVLYMTTAPHSFHQWIILSLIQFVGLPVRERGLGYMFMAPIGVIMPGFDPVQPDLIFIRAERADLFRNGRIYGVPDLIVEVLSPGTRAYDERVKLAAYAAAGVPEYAIVDPEARQVRRYLLEAPGRYAPPQVAEATAQVAFACLPDIAFRVADLFAGAPDTTV is encoded by the coding sequence ATGACTGCGCTCGTAATCAAAACCGACTCGCCGGTCGTCGCCGGTCCGCTCCAGGGGCACTGGACGCTGGCGGATTGGGAGGCGCTCCCCGATGACGGCAACCGCTACGAGATAATCGATGGAGTGCTCTACATGACCACGGCGCCGCACAGTTTCCATCAGTGGATCATTCTTTCGCTGATCCAGTTCGTCGGGTTGCCGGTCAGGGAGCGTGGTCTTGGCTATATGTTCATGGCGCCGATCGGCGTGATTATGCCAGGCTTTGATCCGGTGCAGCCAGATTTGATCTTCATTCGCGCCGAGCGCGCCGATCTGTTCCGCAATGGACGAATCTACGGCGTTCCCGACCTGATTGTCGAGGTGCTGTCGCCGGGGACGCGCGCCTACGATGAACGGGTGAAACTGGCGGCGTATGCGGCGGCCGGCGTCCCTGAGTATGCGATTGTGGACCCGGAGGCGCGCCAGGTGCGGCGTTACCTGCTCGAAGCCCCCGGTCGCTACGCTCCGCCGCAGGTCGCGGAGGCGACGGCGCAGGTTGCGTTCGCCTGTCTGCCCGACATCGCCTTCCGCGTCGCCGACCTGTTCGCCGGTGCGCCGGATACGACGGTGTAG
- a CDS encoding acetamidase/formamidase family protein: MAEHTLRPDQVHHKWDNSLPPAIEIEPGDIVHCETAEVTNNQVTPGCDASVLTNLDFDQLYPLAGPIFVKGAEPGDILEVEILRMQTLDWGWTGIIPGLGLLANDFTAPYIRHFDLSNGVTAPLRDDIHIPIQPFCGTMGVALDEPGAFDVLPCGKAGGNIDTRHLNVGAKLYLPVFVPGALFSSGDCHAAQGDGEVCVTGIECPMQFSLRFNVLKGRSLRPWSYQFFTPPGPIQPAYDEKGYFVTTAIGPDLMTNAQNAVRDMIAWLEREKGLSREDAYILCSLAGDLRISQIVDAPNWCVSFYMALSVFR; this comes from the coding sequence ATGGCAGAACACACACTCCGCCCCGACCAGGTCCATCACAAATGGGACAACAGCCTGCCGCCAGCCATCGAAATCGAGCCAGGCGACATTGTTCACTGCGAGACCGCTGAGGTGACGAACAACCAGGTAACTCCTGGCTGCGATGCGTCGGTGCTGACGAATCTCGATTTCGATCAGTTGTACCCACTGGCAGGACCGATCTTCGTCAAAGGCGCCGAGCCTGGCGATATTCTCGAAGTCGAGATTCTGCGCATGCAGACGCTCGATTGGGGATGGACAGGCATCATTCCCGGTCTGGGGCTGCTGGCGAATGATTTTACTGCGCCGTATATTCGGCACTTCGACCTGAGCAATGGCGTCACGGCGCCGCTGCGCGACGACATTCACATCCCGATCCAGCCGTTTTGTGGCACTATGGGGGTGGCGCTCGATGAACCGGGCGCATTCGACGTGCTGCCGTGCGGCAAGGCAGGCGGCAATATCGACACACGCCACCTGAATGTCGGCGCAAAACTGTACCTGCCGGTTTTCGTGCCGGGAGCGCTCTTCTCGTCAGGCGACTGTCACGCGGCGCAGGGAGATGGCGAAGTGTGCGTCACCGGCATTGAGTGCCCAATGCAGTTCAGCCTGCGCTTCAACGTGCTCAAAGGACGCAGTCTGCGCCCCTGGAGCTATCAGTTCTTCACGCCGCCAGGACCGATCCAGCCCGCCTATGACGAGAAGGGATATTTCGTCACCACGGCGATCGGACCCGACCTGATGACAAATGCGCAGAACGCGGTACGCGACATGATCGCGTGGCTGGAGCGTGAGAAAGGGTTGAGCCGCGAGGACGCTTACATCCTGTGCAGTCTGGCAGGCGACCTGCGCATCAGTCAGATCGTAGACGCGCCTAACTGGTGCGTGTCGTTCTACATGGCATTGAGCGTGTTTCGCTGA
- a CDS encoding NAD(P)/FAD-dependent oxidoreductase: MNSTHDPQSYWQATAPATILPVDLPPTANVVVVGGGFFGAATTLFLARAGAAPILVEQAAPACGATGRNGGFHVVGTAEGYADAVARLGRETARAIMQITLDSRALLRQALVEEQIACDYREPGHLTLALGEAQYADLQRHVAALRADGFAAELFDRQQTQALIRTPLSEEITGALYGPENALLHSARLVYGLIAAAQRHGARLAMARVERLVPHNGHVRVITNCGVVEAGAVVVTVNAWTRDLIPTLRDVITPVRGQALAYAPIPRVFEQGIGASVTPTGEYWHQTPDGSIVIGGCRALAPGRDVGVTETVPTPEVIAAIEEVLPRLFPHLSGLEVTRRWAGLMAFTTDYVPVADAAPAMPGVWVAGGFCGHGMPFGMRFGQLLAEAALSGVLPAALTPFRVTRPTLQPRHHQQ; this comes from the coding sequence ATGAACAGCACCCACGATCCGCAATCGTACTGGCAAGCAACGGCGCCTGCGACGATCCTTCCTGTCGATCTTCCTCCAACCGCGAATGTCGTGGTTGTCGGCGGCGGTTTTTTCGGCGCAGCGACGACCCTGTTTCTGGCGCGTGCCGGCGCTGCGCCGATCCTGGTCGAGCAGGCGGCGCCCGCCTGCGGCGCCACCGGGCGCAACGGTGGCTTTCACGTCGTCGGAACGGCGGAAGGATATGCCGATGCCGTTGCGCGTCTGGGACGCGAAACCGCCCGCGCGATCATGCAGATCACGCTCGACAGTCGCGCATTGTTGCGACAGGCGCTTGTCGAAGAACAGATTGCATGCGACTACCGTGAGCCGGGACATCTGACTCTGGCATTGGGTGAAGCGCAGTACGCCGATCTCCAGCGCCATGTCGCCGCGCTGCGCGCCGATGGATTCGCCGCTGAACTCTTCGACCGCCAGCAGACGCAGGCGTTGATCCGCACGCCGCTCAGTGAAGAGATCACAGGAGCGTTGTATGGTCCCGAAAATGCACTGCTCCATTCGGCGCGGTTGGTGTATGGGTTGATAGCAGCCGCACAACGGCACGGCGCGCGTCTGGCAATGGCTCGGGTCGAACGGTTGGTCCCGCACAATGGTCACGTGCGCGTCATCACCAATTGCGGCGTGGTGGAAGCGGGTGCGGTAGTGGTGACCGTCAATGCCTGGACGCGCGACCTGATCCCGACATTGCGCGACGTCATCACGCCGGTGCGCGGTCAGGCGCTGGCGTATGCCCCCATCCCGCGCGTCTTCGAACAGGGTATCGGCGCATCAGTGACCCCTACCGGCGAATACTGGCATCAAACGCCAGATGGATCGATTGTGATCGGCGGGTGCCGCGCTCTCGCGCCAGGGCGCGATGTTGGCGTCACCGAAACGGTTCCGACTCCTGAAGTGATAGCCGCCATTGAGGAGGTTCTGCCACGCCTGTTCCCGCATCTCAGTGGTCTGGAAGTCACCCGGCGCTGGGCAGGGTTGATGGCGTTCACCACCGACTACGTACCGGTCGCTGATGCTGCTCCGGCGATGCCAGGGGTGTGGGTAGCCGGCGGATTCTGCGGTCACGGCATGCCATTCGGGATGCGCTTCGGTCAGTTGCTGGCAGAAGCGGCGCTTAGCGGCGTCCTGCCCGCTGCGCTGACTCCGTTCCGCGTAACGCGCCCGACACTGCAACCACGTCATCACCAGCAATGA
- the pdeM gene encoding ligase-associated DNA damage response endonuclease PdeM, with protein MPDDQTVSPPSLIIAGEEVQLLTERALFWQRTATLIIADPHIGKASAFRAAAVAVPEDTTHADLDRLSRLIARCNAQKVVILGDLLHARSGRTTATLAAVSAWRARHASLDLILVRGNHDVRAGDPPSAWDIACLDEPWQMPPFILRHHPAAHPDGYALAGHLHPAARLIGAGRQRATLPCFWFGAQVGVLPAFGSFTGATLIAPERDDQVFVIAGDDVVAVSGALRGTESAQRAGRR; from the coding sequence ATGCCAGACGATCAGACCGTTTCCCCCCCAAGCCTTATCATCGCCGGGGAAGAGGTGCAGTTGCTCACGGAGCGCGCGCTTTTCTGGCAGCGCACTGCAACCCTGATCATTGCCGACCCGCACATCGGCAAAGCCAGCGCGTTCCGCGCAGCAGCGGTCGCCGTGCCCGAAGACACGACCCATGCCGACCTGGATCGCCTCAGTCGGCTCATCGCCAGATGCAACGCGCAGAAGGTCGTTATTTTAGGCGATCTGTTGCATGCGCGCAGCGGACGCACTACTGCGACTCTTGCGGCGGTCTCAGCGTGGCGAGCGCGTCATGCCAGTCTCGACCTGATCCTGGTGCGTGGCAATCACGATGTACGCGCTGGCGATCCGCCAAGCGCCTGGGATATCGCCTGCCTCGATGAGCCGTGGCAGATGCCGCCTTTCATCTTGCGCCATCATCCCGCAGCGCACCCCGATGGGTACGCGCTTGCCGGGCACCTTCATCCTGCTGCCCGATTGATCGGCGCCGGCAGACAACGCGCAACCCTCCCCTGTTTCTGGTTTGGTGCGCAGGTCGGTGTGCTGCCGGCATTCGGCAGTTTTACCGGCGCCACGCTCATTGCTCCTGAGCGGGACGATCAGGTGTTCGTCATTGCTGGTGATGACGTGGTTGCAGTGTCGGGCGCGTTACGCGGAACGGAGTCAGCGCAGCGGGCAGGACGCCGCTAA
- a CDS encoding phage holin family protein, producing the protein MIDSPPQPPTRWQMARSLVLRWLVTSLAIFAAIQIVPGIEFVGPGWEIGLVALLFGLVNTALRPILTLLTCPLVLLTLGLFTLVINALLLLLTAYIAGGLGVQFRVDSFWSAFLGGLVIAIVNTLLLWMAGEAPVRIIVQNDRSDR; encoded by the coding sequence ATGATTGACTCTCCTCCACAACCGCCTACCCGCTGGCAGATGGCGCGCAGCCTGGTGCTACGCTGGCTGGTGACTTCGCTGGCGATCTTTGCCGCCATTCAGATCGTGCCCGGCATCGAGTTTGTCGGTCCCGGCTGGGAAATTGGACTGGTCGCGCTGCTGTTTGGGTTGGTCAACACGGCGTTGCGCCCGATCCTGACCCTGCTCACCTGCCCGCTGGTGCTGCTGACGCTGGGGCTGTTCACCCTGGTGATCAACGCCCTCCTGCTCTTGCTGACGGCCTATATTGCTGGCGGACTTGGGGTGCAGTTTCGCGTCGATAGTTTCTGGTCGGCGTTTCTTGGCGGACTGGTCATTGCCATCGTCAACACGCTGCTCCTCTGGATGGCAGGAGAAGCGCCGGTGCGCATTATTGTGCAAAACGACCGGTCGGATCGCTAA
- a CDS encoding beta-L-arabinofuranosidase domain-containing protein, whose product MKSSPLTPLVCIPLPTGAVRPRGWLYRQLRLQADGLSGHLDQCWPDVADSAWIGGAAEGWERGPYWLDGMVPLAFVLNDASLIARVSRWIDIILEQQHDDGWLGPRRDASDARRRSLDPWPVFVLLKALSQFQEATGDRRVIPAMLRFLRRLDALLDEQPLFDWGRYRWADLVVSLHWLYDRTRESWLLDLAEKAQRQGFDWRAHFEQFPYPSRQRREDIYPPAPLPGCTFRLDMASHVVNNAMAIKTSGVWYRQSGDPRDRDAVWQAIETLDAFHGQVNGVFSGDEHLAGLNPSQGTELCAVVEYQYSLETLISMLGDPRLADRLERITFNALPAAFAPDMWSHQYVQQVNQIRCAILEDNIYTNNRADANTFGLEPNYGCCTANMHQGWPKFVTHLWMRTSGDGLAAVSYAPCELTMTAGGRRVRLTVETDYPFDESVRIVVESRAAARFPLLLRFPGWAVGATLSIDGRRETVHPGTFHRVERVWDGAVTIDLHLPMRVAVTRRPSGSAAIEYGPLVFALPIGETWQRIVPDAQGRYAAGERLRPGCPPDIADRLGDWEVLPTTPWNYGLELDAAQPERSVRIVHHPVGERPFSPEGAPVAAYAHGRRIPTWGEEHGAAGPPPAPVHVDTSLEVVRLIPYGCTNLRIAEFPLLESGSTTLQDSGTP is encoded by the coding sequence ATGAAATCATCGCCCCTCACTCCCCTGGTATGTATTCCGCTTCCGACCGGCGCCGTTCGTCCGCGCGGCTGGTTATATCGCCAGTTGCGCTTGCAAGCAGACGGTTTGAGCGGGCATCTCGACCAATGCTGGCCCGATGTGGCGGATAGCGCCTGGATCGGCGGCGCTGCCGAGGGTTGGGAACGCGGACCGTACTGGCTCGATGGCATGGTTCCGCTGGCATTTGTTCTCAACGATGCTTCCTTGATTGCCAGGGTCTCCCGCTGGATCGACATTATCCTTGAGCAGCAGCACGATGATGGCTGGCTCGGACCGCGGCGCGACGCCAGCGATGCACGACGTCGCTCGCTTGATCCCTGGCCCGTCTTTGTGCTGTTGAAAGCGTTGAGTCAGTTCCAGGAAGCCACCGGCGACCGGCGAGTAATCCCGGCAATGTTGCGCTTCCTGCGCCGACTCGATGCTCTCCTCGACGAACAGCCACTCTTCGACTGGGGGCGCTATCGCTGGGCAGACCTGGTCGTCTCGCTGCACTGGCTCTATGATCGCACTCGCGAGTCATGGCTGCTCGACCTGGCGGAAAAGGCGCAGCGCCAGGGGTTCGACTGGCGCGCTCACTTCGAGCAGTTTCCATATCCATCACGACAGCGGCGCGAAGACATCTATCCTCCCGCTCCACTCCCTGGCTGCACCTTCCGTCTCGATATGGCGTCGCACGTGGTCAACAATGCAATGGCGATCAAAACTTCTGGCGTCTGGTATCGCCAATCGGGTGATCCGCGCGACCGCGACGCCGTCTGGCAGGCGATCGAGACGCTCGACGCCTTTCATGGGCAGGTAAACGGTGTCTTCAGCGGCGATGAGCATCTTGCCGGACTCAACCCGTCTCAGGGAACCGAATTGTGCGCTGTCGTCGAGTATCAGTATTCACTTGAAACGTTGATCTCCATGCTGGGAGATCCACGCCTGGCAGATCGGTTGGAGCGCATCACGTTCAATGCCCTGCCCGCAGCCTTTGCTCCCGATATGTGGTCGCACCAGTATGTGCAGCAGGTGAACCAGATTCGCTGCGCCATTCTTGAAGACAACATCTATACCAACAATCGCGCCGACGCCAACACCTTTGGTCTGGAGCCGAACTATGGCTGCTGCACTGCCAACATGCACCAGGGATGGCCCAAATTTGTCACTCATCTCTGGATGCGCACATCTGGCGATGGACTGGCAGCCGTGTCATATGCGCCCTGCGAACTGACGATGACCGCAGGCGGGAGGAGGGTGCGCCTGACGGTTGAGACCGATTATCCATTCGATGAGTCGGTGCGCATTGTTGTAGAGAGTCGCGCGGCTGCGCGATTTCCGCTGTTGCTCCGCTTTCCCGGCTGGGCTGTCGGAGCGACGCTCTCCATCGATGGCAGGCGCGAGACCGTGCATCCGGGAACATTTCATCGTGTTGAACGTGTATGGGATGGCGCCGTCACGATTGATCTGCATCTGCCGATGCGTGTGGCGGTGACACGCCGACCGTCCGGCAGTGCAGCGATTGAGTATGGTCCGCTGGTTTTCGCGCTGCCGATTGGTGAGACATGGCAGCGCATCGTTCCCGATGCCCAGGGGCGGTATGCTGCGGGTGAACGGCTGCGTCCCGGCTGTCCGCCGGACATTGCCGATCGCCTTGGTGATTGGGAAGTGCTGCCGACGACCCCATGGAACTATGGGCTGGAACTGGATGCCGCGCAGCCCGAACGGTCTGTTCGTATCGTCCATCACCCGGTCGGCGAGCGTCCGTTCTCGCCGGAAGGGGCGCCGGTAGCGGCATATGCCCATGGTCGGCGCATTCCGACGTGGGGAGAGGAGCATGGCGCTGCGGGTCCGCCACCGGCGCCGGTTCACGTCGATACGTCGCTCGAAGTCGTGCGTCTCATTCCCTATGGTTGCACCAATCTGCGCATTGCCGAATTCCCGCTGCTGGAATCCGGGTCAACGACGCTTCAGGACAGCGGCACGCCGTAG
- a CDS encoding YdcF family protein — protein sequence MSLYLSSGRRLPTRRIPGYETLVALILVLAIITIPFLAAPWLIVDDAVDTADAIIVLGGEAYPPNRTIHALALYHQHRAPVVVFTGGAPPGRPPETSSAQVARRLALARGLPPDVALLADGAQSTYDEAVLVRELVAAHGWRSLMIVTDPYHTRRAVRTFRTLIPNAHVTASAAPFLSPCADPWRCGARIWRYAASELVKMGFYRLYYGVPLS from the coding sequence ATGTCGTTGTATCTATCATCAGGACGTCGTCTGCCGACTCGCCGCATACCAGGCTATGAGACATTGGTTGCTCTGATTCTGGTCCTTGCCATTATTACGATACCCTTCCTCGCTGCGCCCTGGCTGATTGTTGACGACGCCGTTGATACGGCGGATGCGATTATTGTTCTCGGCGGCGAGGCATATCCGCCAAACCGCACCATCCACGCACTGGCGCTCTACCATCAGCATCGCGCGCCGGTGGTGGTCTTCACCGGCGGTGCGCCACCCGGCAGACCGCCGGAAACCTCATCGGCGCAGGTGGCACGCCGGCTTGCACTGGCGCGCGGATTGCCGCCGGACGTTGCGCTCCTGGCGGATGGCGCACAGAGCACCTACGATGAAGCAGTGCTGGTGCGCGAACTGGTCGCTGCTCACGGCTGGCGCTCGCTCATGATCGTCACCGATCCGTACCATACCCGACGCGCGGTTCGCACCTTTCGCACGCTCATTCCCAACGCTCACGTGACGGCGAGCGCTGCTCCGTTTCTCTCTCCCTGCGCCGATCCCTGGCGGTGCGGCGCACGCATCTGGCGCTACGCCGCCAGCGAACTGGTGAAAATGGGATTCTATCGTCTGTACTACGGCGTGCCGCTGTCCTGA
- a CDS encoding acetyltransferase, with protein MKRVLIIGAGGHAQVVADILLRMHEMGADLTPIGFLDDNPHLFGEWRLGLPILGPLASIDAVDHDCVVIGIGDNRTRRAIYERLTACGEQFTVACHPTAIVARDAVIGAGTVIAARAVVNAGAHIGMNVILNSGCIVEHHNRIGAHAHIAPGATLGGAVTVSEGALVGIGATVLPQRAVGAWSVVGGGAVVTSAVDDNQVVSGVPARPHLASHHLIPARRRARVGV; from the coding sequence ATGAAGCGTGTTCTGATCATTGGCGCCGGCGGGCATGCGCAGGTGGTCGCCGACATTCTGCTGCGCATGCACGAGATGGGCGCCGACCTGACACCGATTGGTTTTCTCGACGATAATCCACATTTGTTCGGTGAGTGGCGACTCGGATTGCCGATCCTGGGTCCGCTTGCCTCTATCGATGCCGTCGATCACGACTGCGTCGTGATCGGCATTGGCGACAATCGGACGCGCCGGGCGATCTACGAACGTCTGACAGCGTGCGGCGAGCAGTTCACTGTGGCATGTCACCCGACAGCGATCGTCGCACGCGACGCGGTTATTGGTGCGGGGACGGTCATCGCGGCGCGGGCAGTCGTGAACGCTGGAGCACATATTGGCATGAATGTCATCCTCAACAGCGGTTGCATTGTCGAACACCACAATCGCATCGGCGCCCATGCTCACATTGCGCCAGGCGCAACCCTTGGCGGCGCCGTGACTGTCAGCGAAGGGGCGCTGGTGGGCATTGGCGCGACAGTGCTGCCGCAGCGCGCGGTCGGTGCGTGGAGTGTGGTCGGCGGTGGCGCAGTGGTAACATCGGCAGTGGACGATAACCAGGTAGTCAGCGGCGTCCCTGCGCGTCCACACCTGGCGTCGCACCATCTGATCCCGGCGCGACGTCGCGCGCGTGTCGGGGTGTGA
- a CDS encoding sugar transferase, translating into MYRRYLKRVFDLCIAGVALIALAPLLLVIAAAVRLSLGAPVLFRQPRPGLDGKPFTLLKFRSMTDARNADGNLLPDDQRLTRFGRFLRSSSLDELPELINVVRGEMSLVGPRPLLMEYLDRYTPEQMRRHAVRPGITGWAQINGRNAISWEQKFALDVWYVDHCSFWLDLRILMLTVWRVARREGINQRGCATVTIFQGTSEGGSR; encoded by the coding sequence ATGTACCGCCGTTACCTGAAACGTGTCTTTGATCTCTGCATTGCAGGCGTCGCACTCATTGCGCTTGCGCCGCTGCTTCTGGTCATTGCCGCAGCAGTGCGCCTGTCGCTCGGCGCACCGGTGCTCTTTCGCCAGCCGCGCCCCGGATTGGACGGCAAACCGTTCACGCTGCTGAAGTTTCGCAGCATGACCGACGCGCGCAATGCCGACGGCAACCTGCTGCCGGACGATCAGCGATTGACGCGGTTCGGGCGCTTTCTGCGCAGCAGCAGTCTTGATGAACTGCCGGAATTGATCAATGTCGTTCGCGGCGAGATGAGCCTGGTGGGACCGCGCCCGTTGCTGATGGAGTACCTGGATCGCTACACGCCGGAACAGATGCGACGGCACGCAGTGCGCCCCGGCATCACCGGATGGGCGCAGATCAACGGACGTAATGCGATCAGTTGGGAGCAAAAGTTCGCGCTGGATGTCTGGTATGTCGATCATTGTTCGTTCTGGCTCGATCTCCGCATTCTGATGCTGACAGTGTGGCGAGTGGCGCGGCGCGAGGGGATTAATCAGCGCGGCTGCGCAACGGTGACGATCTTTCAAGGGACTTCGGAAGGCGGGTCACGATGA
- a CDS encoding glycosyltransferase family 4 protein: MTVRVAHITTIDQSLRYLLLNQLRSIADAGYQVTGISAPGPDVPAIEVRGIRHIAAPLTRRLTPFADLRALMRLYRIFRQEHFTIVHTHTPKPGLLGQLAARMAGVPVVVNTIHGFYFHEHMPPAQRRFYITMERIAARCSDLILSQSSEDLATALRLGICPPERIQLLGNGIDIRRFDRSRVDPAHLAHIRQSLRLPPDVSVIGFVGRLVAEKGVIELARAVQQVQSHFGPVTLLIVGGVDRDKADALTPETIQAAAGTATCVFAGIRQDMPEMYALMDIFALPSYREGFPRAPMEASAMGIPCVVTDVRGCREAVEHGWNGFLTPLRDVDALAHALVQLLQDESLRATMGDAGRRMALERFDEQQIFQRVIGAYRHLLHKKGLPTPESTIMPATSRA; encoded by the coding sequence ATGACTGTGCGAGTTGCGCATATCACAACGATCGACCAATCGCTGCGCTATCTGTTGCTCAATCAACTGCGCAGCATCGCCGACGCCGGATATCAGGTCACCGGAATTTCTGCGCCGGGACCGGATGTGCCTGCTATTGAGGTGCGTGGCATTCGCCATATTGCGGCGCCGCTCACGCGACGTCTGACGCCATTCGCCGATCTGCGCGCCCTGATGCGTCTGTACCGGATATTTCGCCAGGAACATTTCACGATTGTGCACACCCACACTCCCAAACCAGGGCTGTTAGGGCAACTGGCAGCGCGGATGGCGGGCGTGCCGGTGGTCGTTAACACCATTCATGGCTTTTATTTCCATGAGCACATGCCGCCAGCGCAGCGACGCTTCTATATCACTATGGAGCGCATCGCGGCGCGCTGTTCCGACCTCATTCTCTCGCAAAGCAGCGAAGACCTCGCCACTGCCTTGCGTCTGGGCATCTGCCCGCCTGAACGAATCCAGTTGCTCGGCAACGGTATCGATATCCGGCGTTTCGACCGGAGTCGGGTCGATCCGGCGCATCTGGCGCACATCCGGCAATCACTGAGACTGCCGCCGGATGTGTCGGTGATTGGCTTCGTTGGTCGCCTGGTTGCCGAGAAAGGCGTGATCGAATTGGCGCGCGCGGTTCAGCAGGTCCAATCGCATTTCGGTCCGGTGACGCTCCTGATTGTCGGCGGTGTGGATCGGGACAAGGCGGATGCGCTCACTCCCGAGACAATTCAGGCGGCTGCGGGAACGGCAACGTGCGTTTTTGCCGGCATTCGCCAGGATATGCCGGAAATGTATGCACTGATGGACATTTTTGCGCTGCCATCGTACCGCGAAGGATTTCCACGCGCGCCGATGGAAGCCTCGGCAATGGGTATTCCCTGTGTTGTAACCGACGTGCGCGGGTGTCGTGAGGCGGTTGAACACGGGTGGAACGGTTTCCTGACACCGCTGCGTGATGTCGATGCCCTCGCGCATGCGCTGGTGCAACTGCTTCAAGACGAGAGTCTGCGCGCAACGATGGGTGATGCGGGACGAAGGATGGCGCTCGAACGGTTCGATGAGCAACAGATATTTCAACGGGTTATTGGCGCCTATCGTCACCTCCTGCATAAGAAGGGGCTTCCGACGCCGGAGAGTACGATCATGCCCGCAACCAGTAGAGCCTGA
- a CDS encoding glycosyltransferase family 4 protein yields the protein MNVLFLTRYSQRGGSSRYMVHQYLPAYAQAGMRCTVEPLFDDRYFEFGILDRPTGMGEIARHGLYYARRVARRLRALLNAHRYDLVVFEKELFPYLPYGFEEWLRRRGVRFIVLFDDATYAYYRQHPFPLVRWLCRGKIERIVRNATHVIAWNDHLAGYMRRLTPHVSVVNSGVDMTRYPPKDYRAPRASERLIIGWIGTPNGFPYLRSLETVFGELVRQYPLELHVISAAPYTSAHIPVVNHPWSLQTEVQLLHALDIGVMPLPDDEWTRGKSGVKAVQYMAVGVPAVCSPVGVARQLIVPNVNGVLADNPTAWRAALARLLDDPTLRERMGMAGRATVMQAYSIQSVAPTLVDILLRVGQRKDAP from the coding sequence ATGAATGTGCTCTTTCTCACACGCTACAGTCAACGCGGCGGCAGCAGTCGCTATATGGTACACCAGTACCTGCCCGCGTATGCACAGGCGGGCATGCGCTGCACGGTCGAACCACTGTTCGATGACCGATACTTCGAGTTCGGCATACTCGACCGCCCAACCGGAATGGGTGAGATCGCGCGCCATGGGCTGTACTATGCGCGGCGTGTCGCGCGGCGATTGCGGGCGCTGCTCAATGCGCACCGCTACGATCTGGTCGTCTTCGAAAAAGAACTGTTCCCGTACCTGCCGTATGGGTTCGAGGAATGGCTGCGGCGGCGCGGCGTGCGATTCATCGTGCTGTTCGACGACGCGACCTATGCCTACTACCGACAGCATCCCTTTCCGCTGGTGCGCTGGTTGTGCCGTGGCAAAATCGAGCGCATTGTGCGCAACGCTACGCACGTCATCGCCTGGAATGATCATCTGGCAGGATATATGCGCCGCCTGACCCCGCACGTTTCGGTGGTGAACAGCGGCGTGGACATGACGCGCTACCCGCCAAAGGATTACCGCGCACCTCGCGCTTCGGAACGACTGATCATCGGCTGGATCGGCACACCAAACGGCTTTCCTTACCTTCGTTCGCTGGAAACGGTCTTCGGCGAACTGGTGCGCCAGTACCCGCTCGAACTGCACGTCATCAGCGCGGCGCCTTACACGAGCGCACACATTCCGGTGGTCAATCATCCATGGAGCCTGCAAACCGAAGTGCAACTTCTCCATGCCCTCGACATTGGCGTGATGCCGCTGCCAGACGATGAGTGGACGCGCGGCAAGAGCGGCGTCAAGGCAGTGCAGTACATGGCCGTTGGCGTTCCGGCGGTCTGTTCGCCGGTAGGAGTGGCGCGCCAATTGATTGTGCCCAACGTCAATGGCGTACTGGCAGATAACCCAACCGCGTGGCGCGCTGCTCTGGCGCGATTGCTCGACGACCCGACGCTTCGTGAACGCATGGGCATGGCAGGGCGCGCAACGGTGATGCAGGCATATTCCATTCAATCGGTCGCTCCGACACTGGTGGACATTCTGTTGCGCGTTGGACAGAGAAAGGATGCTCCATGA